A single genomic interval of Mangifera indica cultivar Alphonso chromosome 5, CATAS_Mindica_2.1, whole genome shotgun sequence harbors:
- the LOC123215472 gene encoding uncharacterized protein LOC123215472, with protein MGEVMSNKESSLAHVSSCMKHHDGLTLLSKNAAGNDSFISIKESCFEGSSLNLSSIKLPEQTFPASSSSAPVTEVKRSWNNLLKEKQVSNLKLEYFPPSEILAGGKYSISPPPEVADEGAKRWEKCAIGFFMGRRMPFLLVKRYAIRHWSNYGLTDFISTGMGVYLLKFKDEEGMMKVLEEETWMIGGQPLFVRKWEKNLSMVAENIKKIAMWVKFYGVPLEYWSLKGFSHIASVLGRPLYVDSVTEEGSRLEFARICVEINVNHDFLEKLELVLPSKERVDIRLEYAWKPLKCKLCNMFGHGNEECKRRVERGEAEKGKYGLYKGKKVSSKEDASDANVGMATSEIQNTAGNNNGNGRLNLMIPRRKLEERKKNVNNSMAKMNNNKFAALATNENIEMTTAQDVGETAVLNESHEELGPSNRLEPTNGASSNSVISRVADLSSVEQMEEILTKDGNSDQELCESPAINHFGGKIKVDEVDFKREKGRILIGWNKATINLNVIVNDGQYIHCEVKLVKENSSIGLTIVYGSNNPMERKVLWRNLINQSHMMQNTPWIIMGDFNTIKNPLEKIGGAPWGNYYCEDLKNCMREAELDDLRFMGHLLTWSNRSEGGRRIACKLDRALINDSWKDVFPNAMAHFLNPFISDHSPCLGGCAFHISDKMGIRVLSLLVRT; from the exons TGCTGCTGGAAATGATTCTTTTATTTCCATCAAGGAGTCTTGCTTTGAAGGTTCCTCCCTTAATCTCTCCTCAATAAAGCTTCCTGAACAGACTTTTCCGGCATCCTCTTCCTCAGCTCCAGTGACTGAAGTTAAACGCTCTTGGAATAATTTATTGAAGGAGAAACAAGTATCAAACCTGAAGCTTGAGTACTTTCCTCCTTCAGAAATCCTTGCTGGAGGAAAGTACTCTATTTCCCCTCCTCCTGAAGTTGCGGATGAAGGtgcaaagagatgggagaaGTGTGCCATTGGTTTTTTCATGGGAAGAAGAATGCCTTTTCTCCTTGTCAAAAGGTATGCAATCCGTCATTGGTCCAACTATGGGCTTACTGATTTTATATCCACTGGAATGGGAGTCTATCTTCTGAAATTCAAGGATGAAGAAGGAATGATGAAAGTCTTGGAAGAGGAGACATGGATGATAGGTGGGCAGCCCCTCTTTGTTAGGAAATGGGAAAAGAATCTCTCAATGGTAGcggaaaacataaagaaaatagcAATGTGGGTAAAATTCTATGGAGTACCTCTGGAATATTGGAGCTTGAAGGGGTTTAGCCATATTGCTAGTGTCTTAGGTCGCCCCCTCTATGTGGATTCTGTTACGGAGGAAGGGAGTCGTTTGGAGTTTGCCcgtatttgtgtggagattAACGTAAACCATGATTTCCTGGAGAAATTGGAGCTTGTACTGCCATCAAAAGAAAGAGTTGATATTCGGCTGGAATATGCATGGAAACCTTTAAAATGCAAACTGTGTAATATGTTTGgtcatggaaatgaagagtgtaaaagGAGAGTGGAAAGAGGAGAAGCGGAAAAAGGAAAGTATGGCttgtataaaggaaaaaaggtgaGTAGTAAGGAGGATGCCTCGGATGCAAATGTAGGCATGGCAACTTCTGAAATTCAAAATACGGCTGGAAATAACAATGGAAATGGTAGACTAAACTTAATGATCCCTAGGAGGAAGCTAGAGGAGAGGAAGAAAAACGTTAACAATAGTATGGCGAAGatgaataataacaaatttgcagCCTTAGCCACAAATGAAAACATTGAAATGACGACAGCTCAAGATGTAGGGGAGACTGCCGTGTTAAATGAGTCACATGAGGAATTAGGCCCTTCAAATAGATTGGAACCTACGAATGGTGCATCTTCCAATTCCGTGATATCTAGAGTGGCTGATCTTTCAAGTGTGGAGCAGATGGAGGAAATTCTTACAAAAGATGGAAATTCGGATCAAGAGCTTTGTGAATCTCCAGCAATTAACCACTTTGGAGGCAAAATTAaggttgatgaggtggatttcaAAAGGGAGAAGG gcagaattttgattggttggaatAAGGCCACTATTAATCTCAATGTTATTGTGAATGATGGTCAATATATACATTGTGAGGTGAAGCTTGTTAAGGAGAATTCTagcattggcttgacaatagtctatggcagcaataatcctatgGAGAGGAAGGTTCTTTGGCGAAATCTCATAAATCAATCCCATATGATGCAAAATACACCTTGGATCATAATGGGAGATTTCAACACTATCAAGAACCCTCTAGAAAAGATTGGTGGGGCACCTTGGGGTAATTACTACTGTGAAGACCTTAAAAATTGCATGAGGGAAGCTGAATTGGATGACCTAAGGTTCATGGGCcatctcctaacttggagtAACCGTAGTGAAGGAGGAAGAAGGATTGCATGTAAACTTGATAGGGCTCTTATCAATGATTCTTGGAAGGATGTATTCCCAAATGCCATGGCTCATTTCCTCAACCCCTTCATTTCTGATCATTCTCCATGTTTG ggcggatgtgcATTCCATATCTCTGATAAAATGGGTATTAGAGTGCTTTCACTCTTGGTCCGGACTTAG